ATATATCCAATTACAATAGCTACACTGTGGTTATCATTTGCTTCTTCATCTAAATATTTACCACATTTTGGACATTTTGTAACTCCTGGTGGAGTGTTTGAACCACAATAGCTACAATAACCTACTGTTGGATAACTATTAGTTTCAGGGAATTTAGCTCCACATTTTTGGCAAAATTTTGTATTGTTTTTTACTTCACTACCACATTTTGGACAATATTTCATTTTTAATCTTTAAGTTTATTTCCACATTCTGGACAGAATTTTGAATCATTACTAATTTTATGAGTACAATTAGGACAATAAAATGTCTTTTTATCATCAGATTCAGTTTCATTGTTTTTTTCTTCATTAGTTTTTGAAGTGTCTTTTTTAGAATCTTCTTTCATTTTATGGCCACATTCTAAACAAAACTCATCATCTTCATCTAACTTCGTACCACATTCTGGACAATATATAAAATTAAATTTGTGATTACATTCAGGACAAAGTACACTTTCAGAATTTACTTCAACACCACATTCTGGACATACAACTGTAGGTAATTTACTTAATTTAAAATTTAATGAACCTAATGGGTTAATATGTAAATAATTGTCACGAATATAATTAACAACAATAGTTACAGCAATACATATTCCTGCAAATTGGTATGTTAAAAAGCTTGAATCCATAGCTATTTTTAATGTACTTGTAAATAATAAATGCATAGATACATATGAACCAAAAAATGCAAAAACAGCATTTGTAATAATTAAATCTAAGTTATTTTCAAAAATATCTACTTTTGTAAATAAAAACCCATAAATCACTCCTAAAATAATGAAACCACTATATATTTCAATACCATTAATTGAATACATTGTAACATATAATGTGCTAGTTATAATAATTCCTATTATTAGTGCTACTACAGCATTTTTAACAATATTTCCTATATATTCATCTTGATTCAATAAAACACTCCCATTTTTATATTCACTTATTATTTTTATTTAAACTAGTATTTAAAATATGTATAAAATAGAATTACTTTTCAACTACTCTTGGTGTAACTATTTAACAGTATTAACAATAAATATATATTTATGGATTTTTGTAGTGAATGTGGAGCAATGATATTAAAGGGCAATAAATGTCTGATGTGTGGATATATAAATACTTCTAAAAGAGAGTATAAAAAACCACATTCATCTAAAATTAATAAAACATTCACAAAAAATATAACTATAGAACCTAAAAAAATAGCTAGTATAAATGGGAAATACTTAAAAGAAGATTTTAAAAGTATTGATGATTTAGATTTAAAAACCAAAACTGAATTATTTAATAATGAGGATTTTTTTAAAACAGTTAACAGTGAACCATTAGACATGCAGCAAAAAATAGCTTGTGTTTTAGATTCAAAAAATGTTCAAATTATTGCTGGAGCAGGAACTGGTAAAACATTTACATTAATAGCTAAAATAAAATATTTAATAGCTAAAAAGAATGTTAAACCTAGAGATATTTTATGCTTATCATTTTCAAATACTGCAGTGAAAGATTTAAAATCAAAACTTCCAGAAAACGTAGAAGTAAGAACATTTCACAGTTTAGGTAGATTTATTATAAAACAACATCATAATGTTTCTGTTATTGAAAATAATGAAATATTAACTATAATTGATGATTATCTAAATCAGGCTGATTTATCCATATTAAAAGATATACTTGATTTTTGTGATTCTTATTTTTTAAATATTGATAGTTATATTGTAAGAAAAAATGATAGAAAAGAGCTTTTAAATGAATTAAAAGAAGCTTTCAGTAAAGTAGGTTTTAAAGCATTACTTGGAGAATTTGTTAACTTATTTAAAGGAAACAATTATACAAAAGATCATTTTAATTATTTTAAAAGTATTAATGATGATTGGAATCATGATATATTTCTTAAAATTGCTGATGATTTTTACAGTTATTATCAAGAATATTTAGACATGCACAACCAAATAGATTTTAATGATATGATAAATGAATCTAGTAAATTAATTAAAAAACATGGAATTAAAAAATCTTATAAGTATATACTAGTTGATGAATATCAAGATACTTCTTATACAAATTATAGTTTAATTAAAGCCCTTCAAGAAAAAACAAATGCTCATTTAACTGTAGTAGGTGATGACTGGCAATCAATATATGGATTTAGAGGAACCAATATAAACTTTTTTACAGATTTTGAAGAGTATTTCGAAAATCCAAAAAGAATATTCATTGAAGAAACTTACAGAAACCCACAAGAGTTAATTGATATAGCTGGTAAATTTATCATGAAAAATTCTAAACAAATTAAAAAATCTCTTAAATCTACAAAAAACTTAAAACATCCAGTTAAAATAATTTATCCTCATAAAAATCCAAATCAAAAAAGAGAAATGATTTATAAATTAATTAAAGATTTATCTAAAAAATCTGAAGATGTACTGATATTAGGTAGAGCAAATAAAAACATAGATCAGTTTATTAAACATAAAAACCTAACTAAAAAAGGTAATTTAAGAAAAGATAAATTTTTACGTATTTTAGATAAAACAGATTCATCAATGAATAATGTGTTTTATAGAACTCTACATTCATCTAAAGGTCTTGAAGCAGATAATGTAATTATAATTAACATGGTTGATGATTATTTGGGTTTTCCAAGTAAAATAAAGACGCATAGCGTGTTAAACTATGTAAATAAAAGAAATCATGATTATAAATATTCCGAAGAACGCAGGTTATTTTATGTTGGATTAACAAGATCAAAAAATAATGTTTATTTAATAAGTGATAAGGATAGTCCTTCAGAATTTATTGAAGAACTAATAGATGATAATCCTGAAAACTTAGAAATAATTGAATATAATTAATTCTACTTTAAAAACAACAAAAGGCATTGAAAATCCACATAATAAACCAGTAACTAATCTTAAAGTGTTATTACTTACTCTTAAACCATAATATTGTGTAGTTCCATCAATAATCAAAGGAATGAAACCTATAACAAACAATAAATTTGGTTGAGTTAACATAGCTATTATAAATCCAAAAATAGCCCCAATAGTAATTCCCGTACATCTACTACAAACTGGGAACTGTTTTTGTTTATAAAAAAATGATCTTTCTGGTTTTTGATGGCACAAATATTTACATATATTCATAACATACTTATAAATCAAAATATCAATCCTATAATATATAATATTATTACAATAAGTACAAGTAAACCACAACAACTCCAACAACTACTATCATCTGAACTATTACCGCTTGTTTGTGAATTTGATGTATAAGTTGAAACTGAATGAGGATTACAACCACAATATGGACAAATTTTTAAATTACTATCTATTGATTTTCCACAACTATTACATGTTATTTTTGGACTATCTTGAACTATTGTGGCTTTTTTAACTTCAATTTCTAATTTAGTACCACATTTTCTGCAAAATTTTTCATTATCTGTTTGAGATTCTGCTCCATAGTTTGGACATTTCATTTAAAAAACCTCATTTATAAATTATAAATTAATATTTTTATTAGAAGTTATATTTTTTATCATAACTCTTAACCAGTTGGTAATACTTGACTTCTACCATCACCATAATAAACTCTTGCATTTCCATCACTTAAATATTCATGAGCTACAATATTATCATCATCAGAATAATGATTATGTGTATTTTTATAATGTCTTGCTTGTGCTTGAACATCTTCACTGTATGTACTAAATGGATCATCTTCTTGATTTGATGATGTGGATTCTTTATTTTTATCTCCAGCATTAGTAATTTTATCAACATTATCATTAACTGTAGTTTTAGCACTTTCATTAATTGTATCATTAATATTTGCAGTATTATTTACAGTAATAGATTCATTTCCACTATTATTACTTAATGCTATACTAAATCCATAAATCACTACAGAACTAGCTATTATTATTAAAACAACTAATATTAAATATATTTTTTTAACCATTTTATCATTACTATCATTATGTGTTTAATTTTAAAAATTTTCTTTTATTGCCATACAATTAATAAATAAAGTAATTTATTATTTTTATATGATAATCATTTAATGAATAATACTCATATTTTTGTTTTTAATAGATATTTAGTATAATTGATATTAAATTTATAATTATTAAAATTAAAATCACAATATTCAATTTGAATGCTAATTCAGCTCTTTTTTTATAGTTTCTTATTAAAATCAAATTTATTAAAAGTAATATAGTAATTATAATATCTAATATTAACATTATAAAACCACCACATAATCTATTTATACATATCATATAATATAAATATTATCATGTTATTTTAAAAATTCACTTAACTTTAAACTATTTATTTTACTTAAAAATAATTATTTACAATTTAATAATTGTTTTAATAAATAACTGTCAGTTATATATAATTTAAAGAATAATTAATTAGTATGAAACATGATAAAACTTATAACTATTACCAACATGAAGATCAACTCCTAAAATCTTTAAAGGAAAATTCGATTAAATACCTTACAAAAATCACTAATGTTGATTGTCTTGAAGAAATAAAAGAAGAACTAATAACATTAAACCCAAAAGTCCTTAGAATAGATTATGGTATTAAAAATAAAGACATGATAATTCTTTATGAATTTTTATCTACAAAGAATAATCTTGCAAAAATACTAAGGAGAATATTTTTATATGTAGCTAGAGTAGGTTATGAATATCAATTAAAAGTAAAAATAAACTTAGTAATGACACCAGAAATAGATAAAAATACGATAATTTTAGAATATTCACCAGGACAATTTTTCAAACCAGATATAATATCTTTTAAAGATTACAATAGAGATAAACTATTAAATAACATAACCTACAAAATTAAAAATAACATGAAACTAACTTATAATGAAATCCTTATATTAGGCATATTACCATTAATGAAAACCAAACACGAAACAGGAAAACAAGTACTTAATGTATTGGAAGTTATTCGAAATATAACTGATGTTGATGCAGATTTAAAAGATTCTGTATTGGGTATGTTAACTTTACTTGTAGATAAATTTATTGAAGACCAAGATTTAAAAAATAGTATATTGGATGTGATAAAAATGGAAATAACGATATTTCGTGATTATATAAATTCTCACAAAGACCAATGGCTAGAAGAAGGAAAAATAGAAGGAAAAGAAGAAGGATTAGAAAAAGGAAAAAAACAAGCAAACATAGAAACTGCAAAAAGAATGCTACAAAAAAATTACCCTATCCATGAAATAGCAAACCTAACAAAATTAAACCAACAAACAATAAAACAAATAAATAGAGGAAAATAAAATCCTCTATTTTATATATTCTTCAAATTATCTATTAATAATTCATTATACTTAATCCAGAAAATGTTTTTTCAACTTTTTGTCTAAAACCACTATTTTCTACTTTTTCTTTAATCTCATCATAAGAATATAATTTAGCTTCAACGTTCTTATTAACTAAAAAACCTTCTTTTTTCCAGAATTCATAATCTTCTTTTGTTATATCTCCTTTCATAATTTTTAAGATAGTTTTTGGAGATTTACCTTTATCCAAAAAGTTTTGAAATATTTCACATCCAGGTTCAATATAATACTCATAATATTCTCGCATAAACTCTTTAAATTGTTTATTACCATTTTTACCTTCTAAATACCAATTATAAACCTCTTCAATTTTAACATTAGCTTTTTTTGCTGCTTGTTTTGTTGTTTTATCATTTATAATTTCATTAATCACAATATTCATTTGTTTTTCTAAGATTTTCTCATTAACTTGAGTTAAATTATCTTCAAGCTCTTTTTTTGTTAAGTTAGAATTTTTAAGGCCAATTGAAGATGATTTTCCTTTAATAATCTGATTAATATAACAATTTATTTTAAAATTTAAATAATCATTATAAAAATCATTGAAACGTTTATCACCATTTTTACCTAAATCATAAGCATTATCCAGTTCTGTTTTTTCAATCCCAGATATTTTTAGTGCTTTTTGTAAGTTTTTATTTTTAATTTCCTCTAAAAAGATTTCTAAATGTTTTGAAAGATAATTTGACTCATATTCTTCGTATACTTTTCCATAAATCTTATGTCCATTTGATCCTAAATTTAATATTTTATTTAATTCATGTAATGTTATATCTGAACTTTTAGCTAGTTTATCTTTAGATTTACCGTTTTTAATTGCATCAATTACTAAATTAGCAATGATTTTCGCATTGTTTTGTTTGAAATCTATAAATAATCCACTTTCATTCCATTTACACCATCTTTTAACTTCATTTAAATCCATATTTATTTTTTTAGAAGCTTCCATTTTTGTTTTGCCCTCACTTCTTAATCTTAAATATTTATCCATTAATACATGAGTTACATTAATGTAGAAGTTTAAAGTAAATGTGTCATCCTCTTTTTTAAGCAAACATTGTTTTTTGCCTTTAATATACCACATATCATAGTCATTTTTAGTAATATTAGCTTTCTCAAGAGCTTTATTGAAACTCATTGTTTTTAAATATTTCAAAAGATTATTTACACGATTTTCATAATATTCTCTTTTATATTCATTTTCAAAATTATTATCTTTAAGTAATTCTTTGAAATCAGTTATTTCAGCTAATTTAAGTGATTCTTCTTTTGATTTACCTTCTTTTAGATTATTTAAAAAAATATCCATTTTAATTTTCTGGAGGTTCTTTTTAAAGATACTTGACTCCATATTAAATGAATTTAACCAGAATTGAATAATTTCATCATTTATCTGTAATTTAGTTTTAATCTCATCACTAAGATATTGTTTTCTTTTTAAAGTTAAATACTGATCCATTAAAAGTTTATTATATATTATGAATTCCTGATTATGCTCTCCTTTTATGAATTCTTCTTTATTTTTTCTATACCAGTTATTTGCTTGACTTTTATTCACTTGTGTTTTTTCAAAAATTTCATCAATTGGCATTTTCATACTGATTTGATCCAGGAAATCCTTGAAGATTTGATTTTCAACAATTTTATAAAACTCCACAAATGGTTTGATACTTTTTTGACCACATTTATAATAACTAGTTTGTTTAATTTGTTTTGATGTGTATTTGCCTTCTAAAAATTCAATTAATGTTTTTTCCATATCATAACAGTTATAAGTAAATTTAATTAGCTTTTCATATTCAGTTTGGTTTAGTTTATAGTATCTGTTTGTTTTTTTAATGAGGTTTTTAGTTGATAGTTCAATTAACAATTGATTAGTATACATACTGGAATGAATTTGATTAACATCTTCTTTAGTAAAATGATTTATGTTTAAATTGTTTTTTAAATTGATAATTTCATTTTGATATTCAAGTTCATTATTGCAACTTCTGCAAAAATTAGAATTTTTGGAATCATTTATTTTACCACAGATAATACAGTGCTTGAAATTTCTATTATTTGAGGGTTCAGGTGTAATTTTAGTTGTTTTCGAGTTTAAATTATAAATTGGTGTGTATTTGGGTTTTCCGGGATAATAATAATTTTCATTACACAATTCAAAGTATTTCCATGCAATGTCAAAAAGACTTCTATGTAGTTGAAAGGGTATTTTATTGTCCTGTTTTAGAAAATCTTCAATAGACTTATGAGTAATTGCATTTCTCATTTGATATGCTTCAAGTAACATACATTTAAATTTAAAGTCAATAATTTTTAATTGATATAATTTATCAACTCTTTTAGAAAATCCAACATAAGGATTATCAATTCCATTATTATTTCTTTGAAGTATATCATTCACTACTTTTTCTAGAAAAGGAGTGACATATGACTCAGTTGTTTTTGGATTTTTCATAATCTCTTTTTCAAACTCACTAAGTAAAATATACATATCTTTATCAAAATCTTTTAAAAATTCAAAATTTTTCATAATTTCCACCTAGTCAATATATTTTTTAAACAAAATATACACAACTAAGTATTATTATGTTGGGGTTGATATATAAATGTTGTCATGATGTATATAAAAAGTTAGATAAATTTTATAGAAATATTTTAATACATGTTTTTAAAGCAATATTAAGATTACTAACAGTTGTGTAAAAAGAAACATAGCTATAAATTTTAATATTACTTTTGTCATTTTCTATTTTTAAATGATTATTGTACTTTTTTTAATTGTATCTATTTCTATGATAAAAAAATGGTTAGGGATTAGCCATAACCATAAGTTACAACATAACCATGATCATCACAAATTCTATAATAACCATCATCATAATTAATTCTATGATATCCATCTCCCGCATCACTACGGGAAACTTCATGCTGACTTGGATCCCACCCACTATCTAAAACATCAGATTCATGAGCAGTTAAGTGTTCTTCACCACCATAAATTCTTGTAGGTCTTTCATAATCATCCTCTACAGATTCAGATGATGAATCAGAAGAATATGATATATTATCAACAGATTCTGTAGTATTATTAATATTATTTATTGTCATGTTATCAGATGTTTCTGGAGTGTTTCCAAATAAAAACAATCCTCCACAAATTACAACAGTAAAACAAATAATAACTAATACAATGATTACAGTATTTTTATCAAAATTCATATTATCATTCTTATTCAAGTTAAATTATTAGTCCTATATTTTCCAAATAAGATGTGCACAACTAAGTATTAATATGTTAAAATTGATATATGAATGTTACTATTATACATACAAAGAAAGTTTTTCCTTTAATCTAAAGAACCTATGAAAGAATAGGAAACATAGTCTCTTCAATAAATTTCCCCATATCTTCATGTAGTAAATTAGCAGCTTCTAAAACAATACCTCTAAATTCATCATACTCTTTTTTAGAACAAGACTCAAAACCATGAGCTAAAATAGAATTATTCCTAAATTTAAGAACATTCCTAATTTGTTCTCGATTATTCAAATAAAACTCACCTAAACTATCATTTAATTTAGCAAGTAACTCATAATCAGCAGTTAAACCAAATTTAATATCCTTTGAACTATCCAGATTACCTAAATAATCCTCATCAACATTATTTTCACGTAAAATATCAATATCAATACAAGAACTATTAATACCATAAACCTTAGAAAGTCTGATTTGAGCAATTAACTCCAATGAACGATACAACCTAGCAACAGCATCATCAAACTTATTCTCATTTCTCCTACGCCTAGCATTATTCAAAATAGACGCCAACATATAATACTTCTTCAAC
This region of uncultured Methanobrevibacter sp. genomic DNA includes:
- a CDS encoding zinc ribbon domain-containing protein, which codes for MNQDEYIGNIVKNAVVALIIGIIITSTLYVTMYSINGIEIYSGFIILGVIYGFLFTKVDIFENNLDLIITNAVFAFFGSYVSMHLLFTSTLKIAMDSSFLTYQFAGICIAVTIVVNYIRDNYLHINPLGSLNFKLSKLPTVVCPECGVEVNSESVLCPECNHKFNFIYCPECGTKLDEDDEFCLECGHKMKEDSKKDTSKTNEEKNNETESDDKKTFYCPNCTHKISNDSKFCPECGNKLKD
- a CDS encoding DNA repair ATPase; translated protein: MKNFEFLKDFDKDMYILLSEFEKEIMKNPKTTESYVTPFLEKVVNDILQRNNNGIDNPYVGFSKRVDKLYQLKIIDFKFKCMLLEAYQMRNAITHKSIEDFLKQDNKIPFQLHRSLFDIAWKYFELCNENYYYPGKPKYTPIYNLNSKTTKITPEPSNNRNFKHCIICGKINDSKNSNFCRSCNNELEYQNEIINLKNNLNINHFTKEDVNQIHSSMYTNQLLIELSTKNLIKKTNRYYKLNQTEYEKLIKFTYNCYDMEKTLIEFLEGKYTSKQIKQTSYYKCGQKSIKPFVEFYKIVENQIFKDFLDQISMKMPIDEIFEKTQVNKSQANNWYRKNKEEFIKGEHNQEFIIYNKLLMDQYLTLKRKQYLSDEIKTKLQINDEIIQFWLNSFNMESSIFKKNLQKIKMDIFLNNLKEGKSKEESLKLAEITDFKELLKDNNFENEYKREYYENRVNNLLKYLKTMSFNKALEKANITKNDYDMWYIKGKKQCLLKKEDDTFTLNFYINVTHVLMDKYLRLRSEGKTKMEASKKINMDLNEVKRWCKWNESGLFIDFKQNNAKIIANLVIDAIKNGKSKDKLAKSSDITLHELNKILNLGSNGHKIYGKVYEEYESNYLSKHLEIFLEEIKNKNLQKALKISGIEKTELDNAYDLGKNGDKRFNDFYNDYLNFKINCYINQIIKGKSSSIGLKNSNLTKKELEDNLTQVNEKILEKQMNIVINEIINDKTTKQAAKKANVKIEEVYNWYLEGKNGNKQFKEFMREYYEYYIEPGCEIFQNFLDKGKSPKTILKIMKGDITKEDYEFWKKEGFLVNKNVEAKLYSYDEIKEKVENSGFRQKVEKTFSGLSIMNY
- a CDS encoding zinc ribbon domain-containing protein; translation: MKCPNYGAESQTDNEKFCRKCGTKLEIEVKKATIVQDSPKITCNSCGKSIDSNLKICPYCGCNPHSVSTYTSNSQTSGNSSDDSSCWSCCGLLVLIVIILYIIGLIF
- a CDS encoding zinc-ribbon domain-containing protein, which encodes MKYCPKCGSEVKNNTKFCQKCGAKFPETNSYPTVGYCSYCGSNTPPGVTKCPKCGKYLDEEANDNHSVAIVIGYIFSFLVPLAAIVAGFYLVTQKNEDVHKHGVIIFIISIVVVFISYLYFANVL
- a CDS encoding DUF2085 domain-containing protein, translating into MNICKYLCHQKPERSFFYKQKQFPVCSRCTGITIGAIFGFIIAMLTQPNLLFVIGFIPLIIDGTTQYYGLRVSNNTLRLVTGLLCGFSMPFVVFKVELIIFNYF
- a CDS encoding UvrD-helicase domain-containing protein codes for the protein MDFCSECGAMILKGNKCLMCGYINTSKREYKKPHSSKINKTFTKNITIEPKKIASINGKYLKEDFKSIDDLDLKTKTELFNNEDFFKTVNSEPLDMQQKIACVLDSKNVQIIAGAGTGKTFTLIAKIKYLIAKKNVKPRDILCLSFSNTAVKDLKSKLPENVEVRTFHSLGRFIIKQHHNVSVIENNEILTIIDDYLNQADLSILKDILDFCDSYFLNIDSYIVRKNDRKELLNELKEAFSKVGFKALLGEFVNLFKGNNYTKDHFNYFKSINDDWNHDIFLKIADDFYSYYQEYLDMHNQIDFNDMINESSKLIKKHGIKKSYKYILVDEYQDTSYTNYSLIKALQEKTNAHLTVVGDDWQSIYGFRGTNINFFTDFEEYFENPKRIFIEETYRNPQELIDIAGKFIMKNSKQIKKSLKSTKNLKHPVKIIYPHKNPNQKREMIYKLIKDLSKKSEDVLILGRANKNIDQFIKHKNLTKKGNLRKDKFLRILDKTDSSMNNVFYRTLHSSKGLEADNVIIINMVDDYLGFPSKIKTHSVLNYVNKRNHDYKYSEERRLFYVGLTRSKNNVYLISDKDSPSEFIEELIDDNPENLEIIEYN